The Aquificaceae bacterium genome has a segment encoding these proteins:
- a CDS encoding metal-binding protein, with the protein MALGRAHDFVNLLALPACLYFVPKDFYLSFVGGYLVGTFLLSPDLDLPHSKPSKRWKTLRFIWKPYQALSRHRGASHVPILGTFLRLTYLLLMIMFFYFVLLGISSKFVPELGDMLLSFDPLELLSRLAEKEEVFYFALGVVLSEVFHVALDLLTSWLKRFKI; encoded by the coding sequence GTGGCACTGGGAAGAGCCCATGACTTTGTAAACTTACTTGCACTTCCTGCTTGTCTTTATTTCGTTCCAAAGGATTTCTATCTTTCCTTTGTGGGAGGATATCTTGTGGGAACTTTTCTTCTCTCTCCAGACCTTGACCTTCCTCACTCAAAACCCTCCAAGAGATGGAAGACACTAAGATTTATATGGAAACCCTACCAAGCTCTTTCAAGGCACAGAGGTGCATCTCACGTGCCAATTCTTGGAACTTTTCTCAGGCTCACATACCTTTTGTTGATGATTATGTTTTTCTACTTTGTCTTGCTTGGAATTTCTTCTAAGTTTGTGCCCGAGCTGGGGGATATGCTTCTTAGTTTTGACCCTCTTGAGCTTCTCTCAAGGCTTGCGGAGAAGGAGGAGGTCTTCTATTTTGCACTTGGCGTGGTTCTTTCTGAAGTTTTTCATGTTGCCCTTGACCTTTTGACCAGCTGGCTTAAAAGGTTTAAAATATAG
- the recJ gene encoding single-stranded-DNA-specific exonuclease RecJ: MKGLSGKEWVLLSDIIKPENTLSQRLGILKAQLLANRNLGEEALESKLKRLIPPFGIPNILEAVELICSYVKRGRRIVLFGDYDVDGITGTAILYDLLKKAGAKVVPLLPSRKRGYGLTKELVIKLSRYADLLITVDNGSTAIEELSYATIPTIVLDHHNTSEIMPKALVVNPKLGEGRELREISSSGLAFYMSALLKKSLDLDLDVRHYLHLASMGTVADVMPMNLVNRIIVSNGIRLLNHVLRGEFHAPGIRLLMERSGIRDEVSSRDIAFSLAPRLNAPGRVAKPYVALKLLLEKDEEKARMLVERIDKLNQQRRQLSQLALEKAMEQAILQKEESVIIVKLEEWAGGVAGIVAGRLANMFTKPTVVISIGKEYSSASVRGAEGMDVHSVLKKLSHLFIKWGGHSTAAGFTIRTEDIPKFESLAKVLFSEITSEEGKLYIDMELPLDCVNRELYEVIRDLEPYGEGFPEPLFMSEPLSLKPVGGNGERLILRGNRFNLLSWEESINKKAYILTSKQRRVVYHLDRKRPNTFILVDVEA; the protein is encoded by the coding sequence ATGAAGGGTCTTTCTGGAAAGGAATGGGTGCTTTTGAGTGATATTATAAAGCCAGAAAACACTCTATCTCAAAGGCTTGGAATATTGAAGGCTCAGCTTCTTGCCAATAGAAACCTCGGGGAGGAAGCTCTTGAAAGCAAGCTAAAAAGGCTAATTCCACCCTTTGGTATTCCAAATATACTGGAGGCGGTTGAACTCATCTGCTCTTATGTAAAAAGGGGTCGCAGGATAGTGCTCTTTGGAGACTACGATGTGGATGGTATAACGGGCACTGCCATACTTTATGACCTTTTGAAAAAGGCAGGTGCAAAGGTTGTCCCTTTACTTCCCTCAAGAAAGAGAGGCTATGGGCTTACAAAGGAACTTGTCATAAAGCTAAGCAGGTATGCGGACCTTCTCATAACGGTGGATAACGGAAGCACTGCTATAGAGGAGCTGAGCTATGCAACCATACCCACCATTGTGCTTGACCATCATAACACAAGCGAGATTATGCCAAAGGCTCTTGTAGTAAACCCAAAGTTAGGAGAAGGAAGAGAACTAAGGGAAATATCCTCCTCCGGGCTCGCCTTTTATATGTCCGCACTCCTTAAGAAAAGTTTAGACCTTGACTTGGATGTGCGTCATTATCTTCACCTTGCCTCTATGGGGACTGTTGCAGATGTTATGCCTATGAACTTGGTAAATAGGATAATTGTCTCCAACGGCATAAGGCTTTTGAACCATGTCCTAAGGGGTGAGTTTCACGCACCGGGTATAAGACTTTTGATGGAAAGGTCGGGCATAAGGGATGAAGTAAGCTCAAGGGATATAGCCTTTTCTTTGGCACCTCGCTTAAACGCTCCTGGCAGGGTTGCCAAACCCTATGTTGCTCTCAAACTACTCCTTGAAAAGGACGAAGAGAAGGCAAGAATGCTCGTAGAAAGGATAGACAAGCTAAACCAACAGAGAAGACAGCTAAGCCAATTAGCCTTGGAGAAGGCTATGGAGCAGGCTATTCTTCAAAAAGAAGAGAGCGTCATTATAGTGAAGCTTGAGGAGTGGGCTGGTGGCGTTGCAGGTATAGTGGCAGGAAGGCTTGCAAACATGTTTACAAAACCCACAGTGGTAATATCCATAGGCAAGGAATATTCAAGTGCATCTGTTAGAGGAGCAGAGGGTATGGACGTGCATTCTGTTCTAAAAAAACTGTCCCATCTCTTTATAAAGTGGGGTGGGCATTCTACCGCAGCAGGTTTTACTATAAGGACAGAGGATATACCCAAATTTGAAAGCTTAGCCAAGGTTCTTTTCTCAGAGATTACCTCAGAGGAGGGTAAGCTATACATAGATATGGAGCTTCCTCTGGACTGTGTAAATAGAGAGCTCTATGAGGTCATAAGAGACCTTGAACCTTACGGTGAGGGATTTCCAGAACCCCTCTTTATGTCAGAACCTCTGAGCCTAAAGCCTGTAGGCGGTAATGGAGAAAGACTAATCCTTAGAGGAAACCGCTTTAACTTACTTTCTTGGGAAGAGAGTATAAACAAGAAGGCATATATTCTTACCTCAAAACAAAGAAGAGTAGTCTATCATTTAGATAGGAAGAGACCAAATACCTTTATACTTGTGGACGTGGAGGCTTAG
- a CDS encoding YggS family pyridoxal phosphate-dependent enzyme — protein MSCERLEYVEEKILKACERAKRKREEVLLLGASKSVPADRLRDFFQCGLRVFGENRVQEFLKKWEALKDLPIDWHFIGRLQSNKVKYIIDKVSLIHSLDRQSLLEELSKRARNIGKVQEVLIEVNIGGEETKGGVEPGDLKSFFEVCLKDKNIKVLGLMCIPPYREDPEEVRPYFAMLRKLRDELEEEFGVRLPHLSMGMSHDFEVAIEEGATIVRLGTLIFGERS, from the coding sequence ATGAGCTGTGAAAGGTTGGAGTATGTGGAGGAGAAGATTCTAAAAGCCTGTGAGAGGGCTAAAAGGAAAAGGGAAGAAGTGCTTCTGCTGGGAGCTTCTAAGAGTGTGCCTGCAGATAGGCTAAGGGACTTTTTTCAATGCGGGCTTAGGGTCTTTGGTGAAAACAGGGTTCAAGAGTTTCTAAAAAAGTGGGAAGCCTTAAAAGACCTTCCCATAGACTGGCACTTTATAGGGAGGCTCCAGAGCAACAAGGTCAAATACATAATAGACAAGGTGAGCCTCATACACTCCCTTGACAGGCAAAGCCTCCTTGAGGAGCTTAGCAAAAGAGCAAGGAATATAGGTAAGGTGCAAGAGGTGCTTATAGAGGTAAACATAGGCGGGGAGGAGACAAAGGGTGGGGTTGAGCCTGGGGACTTAAAGAGCTTTTTTGAAGTCTGTCTGAAAGACAAAAACATAAAAGTGTTAGGTCTTATGTGCATACCACCCTATAGGGAAGACCCTGAGGAGGTAAGACCCTATTTTGCCATGCTTAGAAAACTAAGAGATGAACTTGAAGAGGAGTTTGGAGTAAGGCTTCCTCATCTTTCCATGGGCATGTCCCACGACTTTGAGGTAGCAATAGAAGAGGGTGCTACTATAGTGAGATTAGGGACGCTAATTTTTGGAGAGAGGTCTTAG
- a CDS encoding Maf family protein — protein sequence MRLLILASESKRRVQILSMLGFKFLVVPSYIEEKHHSKPILTARRLAFKKAFTVWKDYKFATVLGADTIVVLDREILGKPRNKEEAIQMLLKLSGRWHRVITGVSVISPKGRYTFHDTAWVKFRAMSLKDIEEYVETGEPMDKAGAYAIQGIGARFVERIRGDFYTVMGLPVSKTYEVLKSVLD from the coding sequence GTGAGACTTCTAATACTTGCCTCTGAGTCAAAAAGAAGGGTTCAGATACTTAGTATGCTCGGCTTTAAGTTTTTGGTTGTACCCTCCTACATAGAAGAGAAGCACCATAGCAAACCCATACTTACCGCAAGAAGGCTTGCCTTCAAGAAGGCTTTTACTGTTTGGAAGGACTACAAGTTTGCCACCGTTTTAGGAGCGGACACTATAGTGGTCCTTGATAGGGAAATACTTGGAAAGCCACGGAACAAAGAGGAAGCCATACAAATGCTTCTCAAGCTCTCTGGAAGGTGGCACAGGGTTATAACGGGCGTGTCTGTTATATCTCCAAAGGGGAGGTATACCTTCCATGATACCGCATGGGTAAAGTTTAGAGCTATGAGTTTGAAGGATATTGAAGAATACGTGGAAACGGGAGAGCCTATGGATAAAGCGGGTGCCTATGCAATTCAAGGTATAGGTGCGAGGTTTGTAGAGAGGATTAGGGGAGACTTTTACACTGTAATGGGTCTTCCTGTAAGTAAAACCTATGAGGTGCTTAAAAGTGTTCTGGATTAG